From the Pseudomonas sp. VD-NE ins genome, the window GGGCGCTTGTGGCAGAGCCGCGAAGACCTTGCCGAGGTCTATCTGAACTGGGGCGCCTACGCTTACGGCGGTTCTGACGAAGGCACCGCCGCCCGCGAGCAATTCGTCCAGCGTCTGAGCCAGGTGCAAGCAGTGCTGCAGAATCAGGATAACCGCGAGCACGACTTGCTCGATTCCAACGACTATTACCAGTTCCAGGGCGGCATGCTGGCTGCCGTGGAAAGCCTGCGTGGTGAAGCCGCGGCGAGTTATCACGGCGATCACAGCCAGCCGGATCTGCCGAAGATTCGCACCTTGAAAGAAGAACTGAACCGGGTGATTCGCTCGCGCGCAGCCAATCCGAAATGGATCGACGGGGTCAAGCGCCACGGCTATAAAGGCGCGTTCGAAATGGCCGCGACGGTCGACAACCTGTTCGCGTTCGATGCGACGACGCAATTGATCGATGATCATCAGTATGCGTTGCTGGCGGATGCCTATTTGCTTGATCCGGCGACTCGGGAGTTTGTGCGCGAGCATAATCCGCATGCGCTGAGGGACATGACCGAACGGATGCTGGAAGCGCAGCAACGCGGGATGTGGCAGGCGCCGGGGGCTTATAAAGAGGCGCTGGAGAATCTACTGTTGGATATTGAGGAAGATATGTAGCCGGTCGAAAGCTACCCTCACCCCAGCCCTCTCCCGGAGGGAGAGGGGGCCGATTTGTGTTGGCTTTGAGGCCTGAGTTCAACTCGATAGTTCAGGTCGGCGCAATTTGCAAGAACACCCAGATCAGTTCCCTCTCCCTCCGGGAGAGGGCTAGGGTGAGGGCCACCCCAACTGACACACCACCACACCAAGAACACCCAAGACCACGACAGAGAAACCCCAAATGACCGACACCCCACATTTCCCGCTCTCCGCCGTGGTCGGCGCCGATGACCTCAAGCTCGCCCTGTGCCTCACCGCAATCGACCCGAAAATCGGCGGCGTACTTATCGAAGGCCCGCGCGGCATGGCCAAATCCACTCTAGCCCGAGGCTTGGCCGATCTGCTCGCCAGCGGTCAATTCGTCACTTTGCCGCTGGGCGCCACCGAAGAACGTCTGGTCGGCACCCTCGACCTCGACGCGGCCCTCAGCGAGGGCCGCGCGCAGTTCTCGCCAGGCGTACTGGCCAAGGCTGACGGCGGTGTGCTCTACGTCGATGAGGTCAACCTGCTGCCCGATCACCTCGTCGATCTGCTGCTCGACGTTGCCGCCAGCGGCACCAATCTGATCGAGCGCGACGGTATTTCCCATTGGCATTCGGCGAAGTTCGTGCTGATCGGCACCATGAACCCGGAAGAGGGCGAGTTGCGTCCACAACTGCTCGACCGCTTTGGCCTGAACGTCGCCCTCAGTGGTCACACGGCACCGACCGAGCGCGGGCAGATCATCCGTCGGCGACTGGATTTCGACAGCGATCCGCAAGCGTTCTGCGCACAGTGGGAAGCACAGCAACAAGCGTTGCGCGAACGTTGCGAACACGCTCGCGGCGCCTTGGCCAATATTGCGCTGGACGATGCCGCACTGGCGCAGATCACCGAGCGTTGCTTCGCTGCCGGCGTCGACGGTTTGCGTGCGGATCTGGTCTGGTTACGCGCCGCTCGGGCGCATGCTGCATGGCGCGCAGCTGACGCCATCGAGAAAGAGGATATCGACGCCGTCGCAGAATTCGCCTTGCGCCATCGTCGTCGCGAACAACCTGTATCCAGCCCACAACAACCGCCGGCGCAATCGCCGAGCAAGGCGCAGACCCAGCCAAGTGAAGGGCAGGGCCAGTGGGGCGACCTGCCGGCGCCCGCACTCGCCACCGGCGCGCGTCGCGAAGTGCCGAGCTGGCCAAAAAAGCTTTAGGCATTCGCCCCCGATCCGACGCGGGGGCGAATGCCAGACCCCGCGCTGGTCGGCTGGACAACGGACGCCAAGGCAAACGCCACACAGCCCGTAGCGGTACGGTGAAC encodes:
- a CDS encoding AAA family ATPase yields the protein MTDTPHFPLSAVVGADDLKLALCLTAIDPKIGGVLIEGPRGMAKSTLARGLADLLASGQFVTLPLGATEERLVGTLDLDAALSEGRAQFSPGVLAKADGGVLYVDEVNLLPDHLVDLLLDVAASGTNLIERDGISHWHSAKFVLIGTMNPEEGELRPQLLDRFGLNVALSGHTAPTERGQIIRRRLDFDSDPQAFCAQWEAQQQALRERCEHARGALANIALDDAALAQITERCFAAGVDGLRADLVWLRAARAHAAWRAADAIEKEDIDAVAEFALRHRRREQPVSSPQQPPAQSPSKAQTQPSEGQGQWGDLPAPALATGARREVPSWPKKL